Within the Clostridium scatologenes genome, the region TCATATAGGTGAGTAAAATGATCATATTGCGACACAACTATTTCAGAGGACAATGAAGGATGATTTTTTTCTTCACTGTCCTTTGTTCTCTGTCAATTGTCATCTGATGTGGTAAGTTCACCACAATCTTTTATGGAATTCTGAGGAATATATACTTTGTAACAATATCTTTGTTGAGTTTTTATTATTTTACCATTATTATCCTTTTTCATATAGCTTGTGGCATAGGCTTTAACTGTGCCAGGCTTATCTAATGTATTAGAAGAATCAACATAATGTATTTCTACTTGCTTATCAATTACATCTATATTGTTTGATTTTTCATTGTTCTTTTCTCCTTGAAAAATGTAATGAACTTGTTTGTTTAAAGTTCCTTTACCAAGGTAAAAACCGTCTATATTGACTAGATTACAAGTATCTACTAGCTTTTCATTTTGCACAGTATATCCTACTAAATTTTTATCATTCTGTCGTTCTTTATATTTATTTTGACCATATATTCCAAGTACAATAAAAATAGCTAAAATGCATAGGGTAACTTTAATTATTGTATGCTTATTAATATGTTTTTTCTTACTTTGTTCAAATAATTTTGTTGATGTAATTTCATTTTTTTTACCCATTAAATGTCCTCCTTTATGAAGATAGGGGAATATACACAAGAATTAGTTGTTACTAGATTTCCTAATCTAGTATACAGACCACAAAATTTATCACCGGTTATATAAGTACCAATAATAGGATATAGAAGTTTCTTTTCTTTGTGTAAAGTTGAGTAAACATCATAGTCTAATGGAGCTATATGTTCTCTTTTTTGAAAGATAAAATTATATTCAGGTTCTTTAAACACTTCATATCCAAATAAGACACCAGTTCCCTCTCTTTCTAAAAGTGGTTTTATACAAATATCAGTTGTATTGAGTTTTTCTGCATCAAAACTAGTTTCTGATATATATTTTTCAATGATAAGATTTTCATCTTTAGAAAAAAAACCTTGTTGTTTTAATTCAAATATTAAAGCCAAAAAAGCTTTTGTTTGTGTAACTATAGTATGAGGAGGGTTTACACTAAGTGTATTTTTTTCCATAGCTTTTAGTATATCTGTTTTACCTTCATGGATAAACCAATCTAAAGGATAATATCTAAATACGGTATCTAAAGGGTTATCATAAAGATATAAATTATTATTATTGACTTTTACATCATAGATATTTCCCATGCTTATATTATAGGGAAGATCTTTAACTATATTGTATATGATGCTTGTATTATACCAATCTTCATAATAAGTTCCTGATAAAATACTTATGTTATTAATAGGATGTTTTTTAGAATAATCCTTTAATATCTTAAAAAATTCTTTTTTTATCATACTAGCCATGTTTTCATTAGGATTTTTATATGGAATGTTTAGTTCTTGTTGTATTATTTTGCTTATACCAATACTTTCAACTAAACCTGCAGGAGTTTCAGAATTGATTTCTAAAAGTTTCCACTGGCCTTTATTATTAATACACCAATCTATTCTTCCTAAAAATAAAAATGAATCCGTATATTTAGCTTTAGCTATATTTTCTAGTCCATTAATGCCTAGAACATCAGAAAACGTATTAATATTTTCTAATACTAGATTTTGAGCCTTTTTAAATATTGAGCATATACTATTTGCAGCATTTTTTAGTTCATCAAATTTATTCT harbors:
- a CDS encoding glutathionylspermidine synthase family protein, with product MENPDDFILQIFCAIHKDAVTTISENRFIPKEAFGNFGVYLINGKVEGFCTRWNESYLTCDESTWITPVGLSDKHIDILHFTGNNRKKVWDKVNDRAMMEYDFTGSYFRDKEYISLDSLILDKNKFDELKNAANSICSIFKKAQNLVLENINTFSDVLGINGLENIAKAKYTDSFLFLGRIDWCINNKGQWKLLEINSETPAGLVESIGISKIIQQELNIPYKNPNENMASMIKKEFFKILKDYSKKHPINNISILSGTYYEDWYNTSIIYNIVKDLPYNISMGNIYDVKVNNNNLYLYDNPLDTVFRYYPLDWFIHEGKTDILKAMEKNTLSVNPPHTIVTQTKAFLALIFELKQQGFFSKDENLIIEKYISETSFDAEKLNTTDICIKPLLEREGTGVLFGYEVFKEPEYNFIFQKREHIAPLDYDVYSTLHKEKKLLYPIIGTYITGDKFCGLYTRLGNLVTTNSCVYSPIFIKEDI